One genomic window of Vidua macroura isolate BioBank_ID:100142 chromosome 16, ASM2450914v1, whole genome shotgun sequence includes the following:
- the LFNG gene encoding beta-1,3-N-acetylglucosaminyltransferase lunatic fringe, giving the protein MLKSCGRKLLLSLVGSMFTCLLVLMVEPPGRPGLARGEAGGAQRALQSLGAAAAVAPPAAQGPPGLRSFADYFGRLSRARRELPPAPPSPPRPPAEDISPRDVFIAVKTTKKFHKARLELLLDTWISRNRDMTFIFTDGEDEELKKQARNVINTNCSAAHSRQALSCKMAVEYDKFIESGRKWFCHVDDDNYVNVRMLVKLLSSYLHTQDIYIGKPSLDRPIQATERISENKMHPVHFWFATGGAGFCISRGLALKMSPWASGGHFMSTAEKIRLPDDCTIGYIIESVLGVKLIRSNLFHSHLENLHQVPKSEIHKQVTLSYGMFENKRNSIHMKGAFSVEEDPSRFRSVHCLLYPDTPWCPTNIVY; this is encoded by the exons ATGCTGAAGAGCTGCGGGAGGAAACTGCTCCTGTCCCTCGTGGGCTCCATGTTCACCTGCCTCCTGGTGCTCATGGTGGAGCCGCCGGGGAGGCCGGGGCTGGCCCGGGGGGAGGCCGGCGGGGCGCAGCGGGcgctgcagagcctgggggcggcggcggccgtgGCTCCCCCGGCGGCGCAGGGGCCGCCCGGGCTCCGCAGCTTCGCCGATTACTTCGGGCGGCTGAGCCGAGCGCGGCgggagctgcccccagccccgccgagccccccgcggccgccggccGAGGACATCTCCCCCCGCGATGTGTTCATCGCCGTCAAGACCACCAAGAAGTTTCACAAGGCGCGGCTAGAGCTGCTGCTCGACACCTGGATCTCCCGCAACCGCGACATG ACCTTCATCTTCACTGAcggggaggatgaggagctgaAGAAGCAAGCAC gaaatGTCATCAACACCAACTGCTCGGCTGCCCACAGCCGCCAGGCGCTGTCCTGCAAGATGGCCGTGGAGTACGACAAGTTCATCGAGTCTGGCAGAAA gtgGTTCTGCCATGTGGACGATGACAACTACGTGAACGTGCGGATGCTGGtgaagctgctctccagctACCTGCACACACAGGACATCTACATCGGGAAGCCCAGCCTGGACCGGCCCATCCAGGCTACGGAGAGGATCAGCGAGAACAAGATG CATCCTGTGCATTTCTGGTTTGCCACGGGTGGAGCAGGGTTCTGTATCAGCCGAGGGCTGGCACTGAAGATGAGCCCTTGGGCCAG TGGGGGTCACTTCATGAGCACTGCAGAGAAGATCCGCCTGCCTGACGACTGCACCATCGGCTACATCATCGAGTCCGTGCTGGGCGTGAAGCTCATCAGGAGCAACCTCTTCCACTCCCACCTGGAGAACCTCCACCAGGTGCCCAAGTCAGAGATCCACAAACAG GTGACACTGAGCTATGGCATGTTTGAAAACAAGCGCAACTCCATCCACATGAAGGGAGCCTTCTCTGTCGAGGAGGACCCATCCAG gtTCCGCTCCGTGCACTGCCTGCTGTACCCCGACACGCCGTGGTGCCCCACCAACATAGTTTACTAG